Genomic segment of Pseudoalteromonas sp. NC201:
AAATACTCGTAGCCGAGCTCCACAAAGAGGTTTTTGTGTTTTTCTTCTGACTTGGCGATTGCAACATAAAAGTCTTTCTCTTTGCCTTCAGGAAGCGCTTCTGCAACTAAAGAAAAACGCTCGTGGCCCCTAGCCTCAATTACCGCACCAATCAGTAATCTATCAATTAAATATTCATCTGTGCCTTGGCGGAATAATGCGCGCATTTGCTTTATATAGGGGTCTTTTTGATCGTTTCCTAGTAGCGTACCACGCTCGGTTAAGATCTTAAGTACCTGTTTAAAATGGATCATTTCTTCTATTGCGAGATCAGCCATCGCTTTTACTAGCTTGATCCTGTCTGGGTAATGACCAAGCATTGCCATCGCCATTCCGGCTGCTTTTTTTTCTGCAGCGGCGTGATCTTGAAGAAAGGTATCAAAGTCGGCTAGGACTTTTTCAGTCCAGCTAAAAGGTGTGTGATATTTTAATTCAAACATAATTCTATCTTGTATATACAGCTTGTGGTGAGTATAACAAACTCAGGTGCTCGAGCGAACTTGCATGCTAAAGAGCGCTGTGTCTTTATCTGCTTTGCCATTACGTGTCGATTCCACTTTATTGGGGTGTGAAAACCACTTCCATGCAGTGACTTTACCACCGATATTGACATGCGGAATGGTCACTTTTTCTTGAGTCACGCCTATAAATTCGGCAAGCGTTTGCTCGGCATCAGTCGCGGTTAGATTGACCATTATAATAGGAATATGATTCATTTTTGCAAAGCTAAGCACCCTATCATGATGCTTGCAATAACAATCCCGCCAATAACCATCATCTTCAAAATGTTTGTCAAAATCAGGAAAAGTTTCCAAATAACAACGCTTAATGGTGTCGTTAAAGCCCCCTTTTTGTGACAGTAAATTTTCTTTCATTGCCGTCATCAAACGCTTAATTGAGGGAAGCCATTGCTCAAAATCTCGTGTCAAATGTACTATTTTAACTTCAGGATATAAAGCATATAGTTTTTCATAGTCAGCAAAAACGGGCGTGTCAGCAATAAACTCAGCGCAGTCTAACGCTTGCCTTGTGTATGCCGTGTGTGCTGTTTTGTATCCAGCACCTAATGCAGCAATACACAGACTTGTTGTGCCCGTTCGTGGTAAACCCGTTACCAGAAATTTGTGTTTTGTCATATTTAGATAAAGTAATACACGAGGTTGAATGACGCTAAAATAAGTATTACTCCATATGTTGTCGCCATCGCTACTTTTCTGATTGAAAAGTTGGTTTTACCGAGTGCAACATAGTGTGCAACTCGAGAAAACAAAAAAGCAATGCCAAAAGCATGAAGTAGATATGGGTTGATTTGTTGAGTTTCGAGTAACAACATCATTAACAGTACGAAAGGTGTGTACTCGATAAAGTTGCCGTGGATCCGTATTGCACTTTGCAGTTCATCGACACCGCCATCTCCTAGCGATACTTTGTGTCTGTATCTGAGTGATATTATGTTAAAACTGAGTTTAATATAGATTATTGCCAGTAATGCCGCATATAAACCGGTGATCATAAAAAGCCCTCCAATGGAGGGCTTAGTGTATAAGTTTAATTAGTTCACAGCCAGTATTACTCAATTAAGTAAACAGCATAAACTTCCGCGTTCAATGTAATTGCACCTGTGTTATACGCATTTTTGTATGCGCCTTGATCTGCTTCCATAGCCACCGCTGCAGAGCGCACGTAAGGCTGAACTGGCGTTTGCATTGGTTGGAATGAAACTGAGTACAGTTTTGCCAATTCAACATCAAACTCGCCTGCTAGTTCTTTAGCTGCTTTCTTTGCATCTTTAATGGCGGCTTTTTTGAGACTTTGCAGATACTTGCCTTCATTTTCAACACCAAATTCTGTGTTATTGAACTGATTGATGCCGCTGTCTACAAACTCTTGAAGTAACTCTGGGTATTTTTTGATGTCTTTAAGTTTCACAGTCAAGCTGCGGCTCACACGAAACCCATCAAACTCTTCTTCATTTGATTCGCGATTGTAGCGTGTCTGTCTGTAAACATTCAGTTGCTCTGCATGAATATCGTCTTCTTTAATATCGAAGCGTTTAGCGATTTCGATGGCCTTAGCCATGATCTTATCGACGTTTTCTTTGGCTGTAGGTAGCGATTTTTGCTTTTCGGTAATGGCGACACGTATGGTTGCAACATCGGGTTGTACTTGAATAAATGAAGTGCCTTTAACATATAAATGCGGAGAGTCAGGCAATGCGCCTGCAAAGCTAAATCCAGATAAACATAATGCCAGTAAGCCAGTTAAAATTCGCATCTTTTGCTCCTAAAATGTGATACCTGCATATTCAAGCATATTTCAATTAACAACTACTGAATTGGATTTCAGGGTAACAAATTTTAACAAAATGGTTGATTATCACTCTGAGAAGTTATATGTGGTACTCTCAACTTTTACGCGTGATTGATAAACAAAAATCGCCGCCAATATGAGTTGGCGGCGATTTCTGTTTTAGCTAGGGCCTGTTGACCTTTGCTGTTTGATTTTTGTTCTTCTGAGTGTGTTTTGGTCGCGACGCTCGACTTGCCGCCTAGTAATCTAGGCAAAAGTTGAGCAACAATGAACAAATCGCACTCAGGTGAACCCAAAGGGCAGCGCTTGACTGGCATTTCTACTGTGTTATCACCTGACTTACATAGAATAACTATGCTACGCAGGCTCTGCCTTGTATAAATACCAGTCAAACTGCTGCAAAAACAAACTTGAAAGATCAACAGGCCCTAAGTAAAAGTAATTAGACGCTACAGCGTTTGTAATTTCTATACTTAGGGAGCCAATAGTTTTTCTCTATCGCTGCCCAAATTGCGTCGTCTTCCATTTCAAGTGCAACGCCCTCTTCCATTGCTTTTTTAGCAACTGCAAAAGCAATTCGCTTACTCAACGGCTCAATTTCAGTTAGGGCTGGTAGTAAGCTACCTTTGCCCGTATTAGCACGTGGTGATGATTCAGCAAGCATTTCGCTCGATACCATCAACATGCTATCTGTAATACGGTTCGCTTTAGCTGCAAGTACACCAAGGCCGATCCCTGGGAAGATATAACTGTTATTACATTGAGGTATGATAATTGTTTGCTCACCATGTACTACAGGTTCAAATGGGCTTCCCGTAGCTACAATTGCTTGACCATCAGTCCACTCAATCACATCTTTTGGATGCGCTTCAACTTGGCGTGATGGATTACTTAGTGGGAAAATTATCGGCTGTTCGCACCCTGCATGCATCGCGCGGATCACTTGCTCAGTGAATAGACCTGCTTGACCTGACACACCAATTAAGATGTCTGGTTTTGCACAGTGCATTACATCTAATAAAGATGCAAATTCACCACTGTATGTCCAATCCGCAAGGTTGGCTTGTTGTTGAACTAGCGCTTCTTGGAAATCTCTTAGCCCTTCCATGCCTTCTGTCAGAAGGCCAAAACGGTCCACCATAAACACTTGGCTTCTCGCTTGCTCGTCGGTTATCCCTTCTGAAATCATTTGGCTAATAATTTGCTCTGCAATACCACAGCCAGCAGAACCTGCACCAACAAACACCACTTTTTGTTCCGAGAGCTTTGCCCCCTTCACACGGCAAGCGGCTAACAGCGAGCCTGCAGTAACCGCAGCGGTGCCTTGGATATCATCGTTAAAGCTACAGATTTCATCGCGGTAACGTTTCAAAAGTGGCATTGCGTTAGGTTGCGCGAAATCTTCAAACTGTAACAGCACATTAGGCCAACGGCGTTTCACCGCTTTAATGAATAAATCTAGGAATTCATCATATTCAGCTTGGTTGATACGCGGGTGTCTTGCGCCCATGTACATTGGGTCGTTGAGTAGCTTCTCGTTGTTTGTCCCCACGTCAAGCATAACAGGCAACGTGTAAGCTGGGCTGATCCCACCACACACGGTGTAAAGTGCCAGCTTACCGATAGGAATACCCATACCACCAATACCTTGGTCGCCAAGGCCTAAAATACGTTCACCATCTGTAACCACAATAACTTTTACTTTGCCTTTAGTAGCATTTCGTAAAATATCGTCGATTTGATAGCGGTCTTCATAAGAAATAAACAAACCACGAGAGCTGCGATAGATATCTGAAAACTTCTCACATGCATCACCTACTGTCGGGGTGTAGATGATTGGCATCATTTCTTCCAAATGATCACGTACTAAGCGGTAATACAGCGTTTCATTGTTGTCCTGAATAGCGCGCAGGTAAATGTGCTTGTTTAGGTTGTCGC
This window contains:
- a CDS encoding tRNA-(ms[2]io[6]A)-hydroxylase — its product is MFELKYHTPFSWTEKVLADFDTFLQDHAAAEKKAAGMAMAMLGHYPDRIKLVKAMADLAIEEMIHFKQVLKILTERGTLLGNDQKDPYIKQMRALFRQGTDEYLIDRLLIGAVIEARGHERFSLVAEALPEGKEKDFYVAIAKSEEKHKNLFVELGYEYFDKLTIDKRLEEILIAEADICKRIPFSAALH
- a CDS encoding SIMPL domain-containing protein, which codes for MRILTGLLALCLSGFSFAGALPDSPHLYVKGTSFIQVQPDVATIRVAITEKQKSLPTAKENVDKIMAKAIEIAKRFDIKEDDIHAEQLNVYRQTRYNRESNEEEFDGFRVSRSLTVKLKDIKKYPELLQEFVDSGINQFNNTEFGVENEGKYLQSLKKAAIKDAKKAAKELAGEFDVELAKLYSVSFQPMQTPVQPYVRSAAVAMEADQGAYKNAYNTGAITLNAEVYAVYLIE
- a CDS encoding MAPEG family protein → MITGLYAALLAIIYIKLSFNIISLRYRHKVSLGDGGVDELQSAIRIHGNFIEYTPFVLLMMLLLETQQINPYLLHAFGIAFLFSRVAHYVALGKTNFSIRKVAMATTYGVILILASFNLVYYFI
- a CDS encoding NAD-dependent malic enzyme, producing MTKQTDPNYLYIPYSGPTLLETPLLNKGSAFSQRERENFNLAGLLPPRYETIEEQVERCYQQYSSFSDNLNKHIYLRAIQDNNETLYYRLVRDHLEEMMPIIYTPTVGDACEKFSDIYRSSRGLFISYEDRYQIDDILRNATKGKVKVIVVTDGERILGLGDQGIGGMGIPIGKLALYTVCGGISPAYTLPVMLDVGTNNEKLLNDPMYMGARHPRINQAEYDEFLDLFIKAVKRRWPNVLLQFEDFAQPNAMPLLKRYRDEICSFNDDIQGTAAVTAGSLLAACRVKGAKLSEQKVVFVGAGSAGCGIAEQIISQMISEGITDEQARSQVFMVDRFGLLTEGMEGLRDFQEALVQQQANLADWTYSGEFASLLDVMHCAKPDILIGVSGQAGLFTEQVIRAMHAGCEQPIIFPLSNPSRQVEAHPKDVIEWTDGQAIVATGSPFEPVVHGEQTIIIPQCNNSYIFPGIGLGVLAAKANRITDSMLMVSSEMLAESSPRANTGKGSLLPALTEIEPLSKRIAFAVAKKAMEEGVALEMEDDAIWAAIEKNYWLPKYRNYKRCSV
- a CDS encoding sulfotransferase family protein, whose amino-acid sequence is MTKHKFLVTGLPRTGTTSLCIAALGAGYKTAHTAYTRQALDCAEFIADTPVFADYEKLYALYPEVKIVHLTRDFEQWLPSIKRLMTAMKENLLSQKGGFNDTIKRCYLETFPDFDKHFEDDGYWRDCYCKHHDRVLSFAKMNHIPIIMVNLTATDAEQTLAEFIGVTQEKVTIPHVNIGGKVTAWKWFSHPNKVESTRNGKADKDTALFSMQVRSST